From the genome of Hymenobacter cellulosilyticus, one region includes:
- a CDS encoding DUF4268 domain-containing protein — protein MYSKTEAAQLRQAFWTTFGQYMAPVPSAEGVPTNWINYKTGLKHVYFRLRADVRHATISIDITHPDAGIRELFFQQFVELKTMLEESLGEAWTWEPLVEDENGQQLSRIYRELRPANMFDREDWPKLISFFKPRLMALDEFWSGAQYAFDDLR, from the coding sequence ATGTATAGCAAAACCGAAGCAGCCCAGCTCCGCCAGGCTTTCTGGACCACGTTTGGGCAATATATGGCCCCCGTACCGTCGGCGGAAGGGGTGCCGACCAATTGGATTAACTACAAAACCGGGCTGAAGCACGTGTATTTCCGGCTGCGGGCCGACGTGCGCCACGCCACCATCAGCATCGACATTACTCATCCGGACGCAGGCATTCGGGAGCTGTTTTTTCAGCAGTTTGTGGAGCTCAAAACGATGTTGGAGGAAAGCCTGGGCGAAGCCTGGACCTGGGAGCCGCTGGTGGAAGACGAAAACGGGCAGCAGCTAAGCCGCATCTACCGGGAGCTACGCCCGGCCAATATGTTTGACCGGGAAGACTGGCCCAAGCTGATTTCGTTCTTTAAGCCCCGGCTGATGGCCCTGGACGAGTTTTGGAGCGGGGCCCAGTATGCCTTTGACGACCTGCGGTAG
- a CDS encoding acyl carrier protein, which yields MGLDSVELIVAIETHFGIAIPDREAENIATVGDAATCVTRHLRLPPEEGRSAVFTALLKQVSQCLPEPHALTSAALLTTIWPPAHVYQGLAQLGSCLQLAVPELPQPRRHALSWLFDAPKPPAWTTQTLADLVDWMVTLNHAQLLPSVTRLYDVQRVVVGITSDTCGIPVPEIKLTHSFTNDLGID from the coding sequence ATGGGCCTGGACTCCGTAGAGCTGATAGTTGCCATCGAAACGCACTTCGGCATAGCCATTCCCGACCGGGAGGCCGAGAACATTGCTACCGTCGGCGACGCCGCGACCTGCGTGACCCGCCACTTGCGGCTACCACCTGAAGAAGGCCGGTCGGCTGTTTTTACCGCTCTGCTAAAGCAGGTAAGCCAATGCCTGCCCGAACCCCACGCGCTAACCTCTGCCGCGCTGCTGACTACGATCTGGCCGCCGGCGCACGTGTACCAAGGCCTTGCCCAACTTGGCAGCTGTCTGCAACTAGCCGTTCCCGAATTGCCCCAACCCCGGCGCCATGCCCTGTCCTGGCTGTTTGATGCTCCCAAGCCCCCGGCTTGGACCACCCAAACCCTAGCCGACCTGGTCGACTGGATGGTTACCCTGAACCATGCGCAGCTGCTGCCCAGCGTAACCCGGCTCTATGACGTTCAGCGCGTTGTAGTCGGAATTACCAGCGACACCTGCGGCATACCCGTACCAGAAATCAAGCTCACCCACAGCTTCACGAATGACCTAGGCATCGACTGA
- a CDS encoding acyl-CoA dehydrogenase family protein yields MSSQSDVLSPKAKAEHRSGSLNAAGFTDYYDIDGLLTEEHKLIRQSIRDFVKKEISPSIEKWAQDNHFPSEIVKKFGDVGAFGPTIPTEYGGGGLDYISYGLIMQEIERGDSGMRSTASVQGSLVMYPIYAYGSEEQRKKYLPKLASGEWLGCFGLTEPDHGSNPGGMVTNIKDMGDYYLLNGAKLWISNSPEAQIAVVWAKNEQGRIKGLIVERGMEGFTTPEIHNKWSLRASCTGELVFDNVKVPKENLLPNVEGLRGPLGCLDSARYGIAWGAIGVAIDCYESALKYSLEREQFGKPIAGFQLQQKKLAEMITEITKAQLMVWRLGMLKNEGKATSAQISMAKRNSVDMALQVAREARQIHGGMGITGEYPIMRHMMNLESVITYEGTHDIHLLITGADITGIQAFK; encoded by the coding sequence ATGTCATCCCAATCCGACGTCCTCTCGCCCAAGGCCAAAGCCGAGCACCGCAGCGGTTCCCTGAATGCCGCCGGCTTCACCGATTACTACGACATCGACGGCCTGCTGACCGAGGAGCACAAGCTCATCCGCCAGAGCATCCGCGACTTTGTCAAAAAGGAAATCAGCCCCAGCATCGAGAAGTGGGCCCAGGACAATCATTTCCCCTCCGAAATCGTCAAGAAGTTCGGTGATGTGGGCGCCTTTGGGCCTACTATCCCCACTGAGTACGGCGGCGGCGGCCTCGACTACATCAGCTACGGCCTGATTATGCAGGAAATTGAGCGCGGCGACTCGGGCATGCGCTCCACGGCCTCGGTGCAGGGCTCGTTGGTGATGTACCCGATTTACGCCTACGGCTCGGAGGAGCAGCGCAAGAAGTACCTGCCCAAGCTGGCCTCGGGCGAGTGGCTGGGCTGTTTCGGCCTCACCGAGCCCGACCACGGCTCCAACCCCGGCGGCATGGTGACCAATATCAAGGATATGGGTGACTACTACCTGCTCAACGGCGCCAAGCTCTGGATTTCGAACTCGCCCGAGGCGCAGATTGCCGTGGTGTGGGCCAAAAACGAGCAGGGCCGCATCAAGGGCCTGATTGTGGAGCGGGGCATGGAAGGCTTTACGACTCCCGAAATTCACAACAAGTGGAGCCTGCGCGCCTCCTGTACCGGCGAGCTGGTGTTCGACAACGTGAAAGTGCCCAAGGAAAACCTGCTGCCCAACGTGGAGGGCCTGCGCGGTCCGCTCGGCTGCCTCGACTCGGCCCGCTACGGCATTGCCTGGGGCGCCATCGGCGTGGCCATCGACTGCTACGAGTCGGCCCTGAAGTACTCCCTGGAGCGGGAGCAGTTTGGTAAGCCGATTGCCGGCTTCCAGCTCCAGCAGAAAAAGCTGGCCGAAATGATTACCGAAATCACCAAGGCCCAGCTGATGGTGTGGCGCCTGGGCATGCTCAAAAACGAGGGCAAAGCCACCAGCGCCCAGATCAGTATGGCCAAGCGCAACTCCGTGGATATGGCCCTGCAGGTAGCCCGCGAAGCCCGCCAGATTCACGGCGGCATGGGCATCACCGGCGAGTATCCCATCATGCGCCACATGATGAACCTGGAGTCGGTTATTACCTACGAAGGCACCCACGATATTCACCTGCTCATCACCGGCGCCGATATTACCGGTATTCAGGCGTTTAAGTAG
- a CDS encoding APC family permease, translated as MSHEKKLNELEATAICGNDISSSCLYVSALAIAYAGQYAWIALLIVGAVLFLFRSIYGEVVGALPLNGGAYNVLLNTTSKRNAALAACLTILSYMATAVISASEAMHYLHTLWHGLPIIGPRWGCWACFWC; from the coding sequence ATGAGTCACGAAAAGAAATTAAACGAGCTGGAAGCCACCGCCATCTGCGGCAACGACATTTCGTCCTCGTGTCTGTACGTGTCGGCCCTGGCTATAGCGTATGCGGGGCAGTACGCCTGGATTGCCCTGTTGATTGTGGGGGCCGTGCTGTTTCTGTTCCGCAGCATCTACGGCGAAGTAGTGGGCGCGCTGCCGCTCAACGGGGGCGCCTACAACGTGCTGCTGAACACGACCAGTAAGCGCAACGCGGCCCTGGCGGCCTGCCTCACGATTCTGTCGTACATGGCTACGGCGGTTATTTCGGCCTCCGAGGCCATGCACTATCTGCATACGCTCTGGCACGGGCTGCCCATCATCGGGCCACGCTGGGGCTGCTGGGCCTGTTTCTGGTGCTGA
- a CDS encoding APC family permease, with product MLTILGISESAKVAVGIFLVHLISLTLLVGSAIWYLATHGLDNLSLNFQLPVKGGSVANALFFGFSAAMLGISGFESSANFVEEQDRGVFPKTLRNMWIVVSFFNPVIAFLAIAALPMVEVGQHTETLLSHLGTTTGGRWLGMLISVDAVAVLSGAVLTSFVGVSGLMKRMTLDRILPQFFLKENKAKSNYLILITFFLLCASVLFITNGQLGPLSGCIPFRFWR from the coding sequence GTGCTGACCATTCTGGGCATTTCGGAGTCGGCGAAGGTGGCGGTGGGCATTTTCCTGGTCCACCTCATTTCCCTGACCTTGCTGGTGGGCAGCGCCATCTGGTACCTGGCTACCCATGGGCTCGACAATCTGAGCTTGAACTTTCAGCTGCCGGTGAAAGGCGGCAGCGTAGCCAACGCGCTGTTCTTTGGCTTTAGCGCGGCCATGCTGGGCATTTCGGGCTTCGAAAGCTCGGCCAACTTCGTGGAGGAGCAGGACCGCGGCGTGTTTCCCAAGACCCTGCGCAACATGTGGATTGTGGTCAGCTTCTTCAATCCGGTTATTGCCTTCCTGGCTATTGCGGCCCTACCCATGGTGGAAGTAGGCCAGCACACCGAAACCCTACTCTCCCACCTGGGCACCACCACCGGCGGCCGGTGGCTAGGCATGCTCATCTCCGTCGATGCCGTGGCCGTGCTCAGCGGGGCCGTGCTGACCTCGTTTGTGGGCGTGAGCGGCCTGATGAAGCGCATGACCCTGGACCGGATTCTACCCCAGTTCTTTCTCAAGGAAAACAAGGCCAAGAGCAACTACCTCATCCTGATTACTTTCTTCCTGCTCTGCGCCTCAGTTCTGTTTATCACCAATGGGCAGCTCGGGCCGCTGTCGGGGTGTATACCATTTCGTTTTTGGCGGTAA
- a CDS encoding TonB-dependent receptor — MGAALHLTRGFGYYESYRARRKFADYNLQNVIIGTDTLTRTNLIDQKWLDNYFYGGTFALNYQPRNNDKLQATLGGAWNQFVNDHYGEVIWAQYASNGNIRHRYYFNDARKTDYNAYARATYQVLPRLGVYGDLQVRHIKYGIDGVEAQNRDVATHERYLFVNPKAGATFTVSEGQQLYASFARGQREPVRSDFTDRPAGQPQARAERLDDFEAGYRLTRTNTTLLGPNTAVRLEANYFYMHYRDQLVATGRLDSVGNALRTNVDRSYRTGLELTGFVSADDKISLSSTLTMSRNRILGFREVIYDANYLPVTAAEARTTTISYSPSLVSAHTLEGQPLKGLRVALLYKTVSEQYLDNTASADKRIKPYQVLDFRVRYSIRPVFVKEIELGLLVNNVLNRKYEANGYTYGYPGADGRPQIFNFYFPQATRNFLASVGVKF; from the coding sequence CTGGGTGCGGCCCTGCACCTGACCCGCGGCTTTGGCTACTACGAAAGCTACCGGGCGCGCCGCAAATTCGCCGATTACAACCTGCAGAACGTCATCATCGGGACTGATACGCTCACGCGCACCAACCTGATTGACCAGAAGTGGCTCGACAACTACTTCTACGGCGGCACGTTTGCCCTCAACTACCAGCCCCGCAACAACGACAAGCTGCAAGCTACCCTGGGCGGGGCCTGGAACCAGTTTGTCAACGACCATTACGGGGAGGTCATCTGGGCGCAGTATGCTTCCAACGGCAATATTCGCCACCGCTACTACTTCAACGACGCCCGCAAGACTGACTACAATGCCTACGCCCGCGCCACCTACCAGGTGCTGCCCCGCCTGGGTGTGTACGGCGACTTGCAGGTGCGCCACATCAAGTACGGCATTGATGGGGTGGAGGCGCAAAACCGGGACGTGGCCACCCACGAACGGTATTTGTTTGTCAATCCCAAGGCCGGCGCCACCTTTACCGTGTCGGAAGGGCAGCAGCTGTACGCCAGCTTTGCCCGGGGGCAGCGGGAGCCGGTGCGCTCCGACTTCACCGACCGGCCCGCCGGCCAGCCCCAGGCCCGGGCCGAGCGGCTCGACGACTTCGAGGCCGGCTACCGCCTGACGCGAACTAATACCACCTTGCTGGGCCCCAACACGGCCGTGCGCCTGGAGGCCAACTACTTCTACATGCACTACCGCGACCAGCTGGTAGCTACCGGCCGCCTCGATTCGGTGGGCAATGCCCTGCGTACCAACGTAGACCGCAGCTACCGCACGGGCCTGGAGCTGACCGGCTTCGTGTCGGCTGACGACAAAATCAGCCTAAGCTCCACGCTCACGATGAGCCGCAACCGGATTCTGGGCTTCCGGGAGGTGATTTATGATGCCAACTACCTGCCCGTAACGGCTGCCGAAGCCCGCACCACCACGATTTCCTACTCGCCTTCCCTGGTGTCGGCGCACACGCTGGAAGGCCAGCCGCTGAAGGGCCTGCGGGTGGCCTTGCTCTACAAGACCGTCAGTGAGCAGTATCTGGACAATACGGCCAGCGCCGACAAGCGCATCAAGCCCTATCAGGTGCTCGATTTTCGGGTGCGCTACAGCATCCGGCCGGTATTCGTGAAGGAAATTGAGCTGGGCCTGTTGGTCAACAACGTACTGAACCGTAAGTACGAAGCCAACGGCTACACCTACGGCTACCCCGGCGCCGACGGCCGCCCGCAAATCTTCAACTTCTACTTCCCCCAGGCTACCCGTAACTTCCTGGCGTCGGTAGGGGTGAAGTTCTAA
- a CDS encoding TonB-dependent receptor, translating into MRRPLAQGPFHFFFTISLKHLLVWGAAAALPLLAAPAAWAQGPVAGTVADARTGTVLPGATVLLDGAVVGVTDATGTFILPAVPAGAHELRVTFLGYDALRQTVQGQATEQRLTLGLQTGGILTGEALVTASRANDRTATAYTNVSRAELAKRNFGQDIPYLLDQTPSVVVTSDAGAGVGYTDIRIRGTSNTGINMTINGVPLNDAESHGSFLVNLPDLASSVSSLQVQRGVGTSQNGGAAFGASINISTFDNRREAYGETQNSVGSFNTWKNTVQFGTGLLGQHFTVDGRLSRIATDGYLNRAASDLKSYYLSAGYQAKNTLVKFITFSGREKTYQAWNGVPEPLITGDRKLLQQFIDNGELSEADAARGLQEGRRYSYYTYDNQTDNYQQNHYQLHLSQGLGPTGTWVRPCT; encoded by the coding sequence GTGCGCCGACCCCTGGCGCAGGGCCCGTTCCACTTTTTCTTTACCATTTCCTTGAAGCATTTATTGGTTTGGGGGGCCGCCGCAGCGCTGCCCCTACTGGCAGCACCCGCCGCCTGGGCCCAGGGCCCCGTGGCCGGCACCGTCGCCGATGCCCGCACCGGCACCGTGCTGCCCGGCGCCACCGTGCTGCTCGACGGCGCCGTGGTGGGCGTCACCGACGCGACGGGTACCTTCATCCTGCCCGCGGTGCCGGCCGGTGCCCACGAGCTGCGCGTTACGTTTCTGGGCTACGATGCGCTGCGCCAGACTGTGCAGGGCCAGGCTACCGAGCAGCGCCTCACGCTGGGGCTACAAACCGGGGGCATCCTGACCGGCGAGGCCCTGGTAACGGCCAGCCGGGCCAACGACCGCACGGCCACGGCTTACACCAACGTGAGCCGGGCAGAGCTGGCCAAGCGCAACTTCGGCCAGGACATTCCCTACCTGCTCGACCAGACGCCTTCCGTAGTAGTGACTTCCGATGCTGGTGCCGGTGTGGGCTACACCGATATCCGCATCCGGGGCACGAGCAACACGGGTATCAACATGACCATCAACGGGGTGCCGCTGAACGATGCGGAGTCGCACGGCTCGTTCTTGGTGAACCTGCCCGATCTGGCTTCGTCCGTGAGCAGCCTGCAGGTGCAACGCGGGGTGGGCACCAGCCAGAATGGTGGGGCGGCGTTTGGGGCCAGCATCAACATTTCCACGTTTGATAACCGGCGCGAAGCCTACGGCGAAACCCAAAACAGCGTCGGCTCCTTCAATACCTGGAAAAACACCGTGCAGTTTGGCACCGGCCTGCTGGGCCAGCATTTCACCGTGGATGGCCGCCTCTCGCGCATCGCCACCGACGGCTACCTGAACCGGGCCGCGTCGGATCTGAAGTCATACTACCTCTCGGCCGGCTACCAGGCTAAGAATACGTTGGTCAAGTTCATCACCTTCTCGGGCCGGGAAAAAACCTACCAGGCCTGGAACGGGGTGCCCGAGCCGCTGATTACCGGGGACCGGAAGCTGCTCCAGCAGTTTATCGACAACGGGGAGCTCAGTGAGGCCGACGCCGCCCGCGGCCTGCAGGAAGGCCGGCGCTACAGCTACTACACCTACGACAACCAGACCGACAACTACCAGCAGAACCACTACCAGCTCCACCTTTCGCAGGGGCTGGGGCCGACTGGAACCTGGGTGCGGCCCTGCACCTGA
- a CDS encoding GNAT family N-acetyltransferase: MAVPELEIRRITPAQTYPLRHAVLWPDKPLDYVKVENDAAGQHFGAFVQEELVSVISLFVTGPDARFRKFATAPEWQKQGIGSRLLQCIMEEARQQGAQELWCDARQDAAAFYQRFGMVGQGPVFYKGDIPYLRMSLQL; encoded by the coding sequence ATGGCAGTGCCCGAGTTGGAAATCCGCCGCATTACGCCCGCGCAAACCTACCCGCTGCGCCACGCCGTGCTGTGGCCCGACAAGCCCCTGGACTACGTGAAAGTGGAAAACGACGCGGCCGGGCAGCACTTCGGAGCTTTTGTGCAGGAGGAGCTGGTTTCGGTAATTTCTCTGTTCGTAACTGGCCCGGATGCCCGCTTCCGCAAGTTTGCCACCGCCCCGGAGTGGCAAAAGCAGGGCATCGGCTCCCGACTGTTGCAGTGCATTATGGAGGAAGCCCGGCAGCAGGGGGCACAGGAGCTGTGGTGCGATGCCCGGCAGGATGCGGCGGCTTTCTACCAGCGCTTCGGTATGGTAGGGCAGGGGCCGGTTTTCTACAAGGGCGACATTCCTTACCTGCGCATGAGCCTCCAGCTGTAG
- a CDS encoding aldose 1-epimerase family protein, producing MNYSLENDQCRVAVNSYGAELSSLVRKDLPEIADLEYLWQADPAVWGRHAPVLFPIVGRLPEDTYRHQGQEYKLPQHGFARDREFTLVEQTTEELTFELQADEASRAVYPFEFVLRITYQLRGLQLTVRWQVQNPDSARELLFSIGAHPAFRCPLMPEEKFEDYFFHFDHPVTLDRHLLQGGLLSGQTAPVLHEETEMPLTYELFAQDALVFKHFDFTHVSLRSFASDRAVRLRFDGFPFLGLWTKGKDAPFVCVEPWQGIAGSVGSPVELADKEGILTLAPGQTYSAEYSIAIT from the coding sequence ATGAATTATTCACTCGAAAACGACCAGTGCCGCGTCGCGGTAAACAGCTACGGCGCCGAGCTGAGCAGCCTGGTGCGCAAAGACCTGCCCGAAATAGCCGACCTGGAGTACCTCTGGCAGGCCGACCCGGCCGTGTGGGGCCGCCACGCCCCGGTGCTCTTTCCGATTGTGGGCCGCCTGCCCGAGGATACTTACCGGCACCAGGGCCAGGAATATAAGCTGCCCCAGCACGGCTTTGCCCGGGACCGGGAGTTTACCCTGGTGGAGCAAACTACCGAGGAGCTGACCTTCGAGCTACAAGCCGACGAAGCCAGCCGGGCCGTGTACCCCTTCGAGTTCGTGCTGCGCATTACCTACCAGTTGCGTGGCCTGCAGCTTACGGTGCGCTGGCAGGTGCAAAATCCTGATTCGGCCCGGGAACTGCTCTTCAGCATTGGGGCTCATCCCGCCTTCCGCTGCCCGCTCATGCCGGAGGAGAAGTTCGAGGACTACTTTTTTCACTTCGACCACCCCGTAACCCTGGACCGCCACCTGCTGCAGGGCGGGCTGCTGAGCGGCCAAACCGCACCCGTGCTGCACGAGGAAACCGAAATGCCGCTGACCTACGAGCTGTTTGCCCAGGATGCCCTGGTGTTTAAGCATTTCGACTTCACCCACGTGTCGTTGCGCAGCTTTGCCTCCGACCGGGCCGTGCGCCTGCGCTTCGACGGGTTTCCCTTCCTGGGCCTCTGGACCAAGGGGAAAGATGCGCCGTTTGTGTGCGTGGAGCCCTGGCAGGGCATTGCCGGCTCGGTAGGCAGCCCCGTGGAGCTGGCCGACAAGGAAGGCATTCTGACCCTGGCCCCCGGCCAAACCTACTCGGCTGAGTATTCCATTGCCATAACCTAG
- a CDS encoding AAA family ATPase: MLRVALTGPESTGKTTLSRQLADYYHTTWAPEYARQYLETHGPSYTFEDLEIIARGQVATEDVAAAQAHRVVFCDTDLLVIKVWSEHAFGQCPEWVKQRIEQQCYDLVLLLGVDIPWEADPLREHPHHRQYFYSLYKAELNSRMSNYAEISGTPEQRLEQACFFVDALLADPKPGAARTGLS, translated from the coding sequence ATGCTGCGCGTTGCTCTCACTGGCCCCGAATCGACGGGCAAAACCACGCTCAGCCGTCAGCTGGCCGACTACTACCACACCACCTGGGCCCCGGAATACGCCCGGCAGTACCTGGAAACACACGGACCGAGCTACACCTTCGAGGACCTGGAAATTATTGCCCGCGGGCAGGTAGCCACCGAGGATGTGGCCGCAGCTCAGGCCCACCGCGTGGTGTTCTGCGACACGGATTTGCTGGTTATCAAGGTGTGGTCGGAGCACGCGTTTGGGCAGTGTCCGGAGTGGGTGAAGCAGCGCATTGAGCAGCAGTGCTACGACTTGGTGCTGCTGCTGGGCGTGGATATTCCCTGGGAGGCCGACCCGCTGCGGGAACACCCCCACCACCGGCAATACTTCTACTCCCTGTATAAAGCCGAGCTCAACAGCCGCATGTCCAACTACGCCGAAATCAGCGGGACGCCCGAGCAGCGCCTTGAGCAGGCCTGCTTCTTCGTGGATGCCCTGCTGGCCGACCCTAAACCGGGGGCGGCCCGTACTGGGTTGTCATAA
- the pnuC gene encoding nicotinamide riboside transporter PnuC, whose translation MLHSLYEFWTSAAGNSPLEWVAVITGFACVWLAARESLWNFPVAIFSCILFAVVYYRSQLYSDSLLQGFFILMSIYGWYEWLYGGNRNTALVVTRTRPWEWAVVGVGTVVFTLGFGYYLRHHTDAALPYWDSFTTAGSLGAQYLLTRKRLENWLIWILVDLIYVPLLWYKDLHPTSGLYAVYLILAAYGYVEWRRAARVAAVTPTPVS comes from the coding sequence TTGCTACATTCCCTCTACGAGTTCTGGACTTCCGCCGCGGGCAACTCCCCGCTGGAGTGGGTGGCCGTCATTACCGGGTTTGCCTGCGTGTGGCTGGCGGCCCGCGAGTCGCTCTGGAACTTCCCGGTGGCTATTTTCAGCTGCATCCTTTTCGCCGTAGTGTATTACCGCAGCCAGCTGTACTCGGATAGTCTGCTGCAGGGCTTTTTCATTCTGATGAGCATCTACGGCTGGTACGAGTGGCTGTATGGCGGCAACCGCAACACGGCCCTGGTCGTGACCCGCACCCGGCCCTGGGAATGGGCCGTGGTGGGAGTGGGCACAGTCGTATTTACCCTGGGCTTTGGCTATTACCTGCGGCACCACACCGACGCGGCGCTGCCATACTGGGACAGTTTTACCACCGCCGGCAGCCTGGGCGCCCAGTACCTGCTTACCCGCAAGCGGCTCGAAAACTGGCTGATCTGGATTCTGGTCGACCTGATTTACGTGCCGCTGCTGTGGTACAAGGACCTGCACCCGACCAGCGGCCTGTACGCCGTCTACCTTATTCTGGCTGCCTATGGCTACGTGGAGTGGCGCCGGGCTGCCCGCGTGGCAGCCGTCACCCCAACTCCCGTAAGCTGA
- a CDS encoding rhodanese-like domain-containing protein, which produces MLPEITPEDLHARLQQGEALHLLDVREPMEFEYCQITGSELLPLGEIARRWEEVPSDRPVVLICHHGVRSAQALSFLQHRHGLTNLLNLRGGIHAWSVRVDPSVPVY; this is translated from the coding sequence ATGCTCCCCGAAATTACCCCCGAAGATCTGCACGCCCGCTTGCAGCAAGGCGAGGCCCTGCACCTGCTCGACGTCCGGGAGCCCATGGAATTCGAGTATTGCCAGATTACGGGCAGTGAACTGCTCCCGCTGGGCGAAATTGCCCGGCGCTGGGAAGAAGTGCCTTCCGACCGGCCCGTAGTGCTGATTTGCCACCACGGCGTCCGCTCGGCCCAGGCCTTGTCGTTCTTGCAGCACCGCCACGGCCTGACCAACCTGCTGAACCTGCGCGGTGGCATTCACGCCTGGTCTGTGCGTGTGGACCCCAGCGTGCCGGTGTATTAA
- the hrpB gene encoding ATP-dependent helicase HrpB, with amino-acid sequence MRLPDLPICAALPELLTTLAATNCAVLQAPPGAGKTTVVPLALLEAPWMPPTGRIIVLEPRRLAARAAAARMASILGEPVGQTVGYRVRLESRVSAQTRIEVATEVILIRMLQDDPALEGVAAVLFDEFHERSLQADLGLALALDAQAVLRPDLRLLIMSATLEAERLGSWLKAPVVRSAGLQHPVSTHYLSPARVAAAGSRPTERLADLTPALVREALSKHAEGDVLVFLPGLADQRRTADKLIGAVASTTDIHVLHGELPAEQQDAALRPAPQGRRKVVLATSIAETSLTIEGVQIVVDGGFARVPQFEPRTGLTTLATVPVSQAAADQRRGRAGRLGPGTCYRLWTEAEHTQRPAHLPPEILTADLSGLALELALWGTQDPATLRWLDAPPAAALAQARDLLVRLGALTREGQPTPHGRTLAGLGLIPRLGHLVIRARKWATALPPAP; translated from the coding sequence TTGCGCCTGCCCGACCTCCCGATATGCGCGGCTCTGCCCGAGCTGCTGACCACCCTGGCTGCCACCAACTGCGCCGTGCTGCAGGCGCCGCCCGGCGCCGGCAAAACCACTGTGGTACCGCTGGCCCTGCTCGAAGCTCCCTGGATGCCCCCCACCGGCCGCATCATCGTGCTGGAGCCGCGCCGCCTGGCGGCCCGTGCTGCCGCCGCCCGCATGGCCAGCATTCTGGGGGAGCCGGTAGGCCAAACCGTGGGCTACCGGGTGCGCCTGGAAAGCCGGGTATCGGCCCAGACGCGCATTGAAGTAGCCACGGAGGTCATTCTGATCCGCATGCTACAGGATGATCCGGCCTTGGAAGGCGTGGCGGCCGTGCTGTTCGATGAATTTCACGAGCGAAGCCTGCAGGCCGACCTGGGTTTGGCCCTGGCCCTCGACGCCCAGGCCGTGCTCCGCCCCGACCTACGTCTGCTCATCATGAGCGCCACGCTGGAAGCTGAGCGGCTGGGCAGCTGGCTTAAAGCGCCCGTAGTGCGAAGTGCCGGTTTGCAGCACCCGGTCAGTACCCACTATTTGTCGCCGGCCCGGGTGGCGGCAGCCGGCAGCCGCCCCACTGAGCGCCTAGCCGATTTGACTCCGGCGTTAGTTCGGGAAGCACTCAGCAAACATGCGGAAGGCGACGTGCTGGTGTTTCTGCCCGGCTTGGCCGACCAGCGTCGCACCGCCGATAAGCTCATAGGAGCCGTAGCTTCTACCACCGATATTCACGTGCTGCATGGCGAGCTGCCAGCCGAGCAGCAGGATGCGGCCTTGCGCCCTGCCCCGCAAGGTCGGCGCAAAGTAGTGCTGGCTACCAGCATTGCCGAAACCAGCCTGACCATCGAGGGCGTGCAGATTGTGGTGGATGGCGGCTTTGCCCGCGTGCCGCAGTTTGAGCCCCGCACCGGCCTTACCACCCTGGCCACCGTACCCGTCAGCCAGGCCGCCGCCGACCAGCGCCGGGGCCGCGCCGGCCGCCTGGGCCCCGGCACCTGCTACCGCCTCTGGACCGAAGCCGAGCACACCCAGCGCCCGGCCCACCTGCCGCCCGAAATCCTTACCGCCGACCTCAGTGGCCTGGCTCTGGAACTGGCCTTGTGGGGGACCCAGGACCCGGCTACGTTGCGTTGGCTCGATGCGCCGCCCGCTGCCGCTCTGGCCCAGGCCCGCGACTTGCTCGTGCGCCTGGGAGCCCTCACCCGGGAAGGTCAGCCCACACCCCACGGCCGTACGCTAGCTGGTCTGGGCCTGATTCCGCGCCTGGGCCATCTGGTTATCCGGGCAAGGAAGTGGGCCACGGCGCTACCGCCTGCGCCCTAG
- a CDS encoding ATP-dependent helicase C-terminal domain-containing protein, whose product MAGSVSGRTAYHGRGQPAAVGEALLNWLPGGWAQQQELNRLAPAHCPVPSGSNITLDYSNPEAPVLAVRLQEVFGLLNTPTVGLGRVPLTMHLLSPARRPVQVTRDLRSFWNTGYFEVRKDLRGRYPKHHWPDNPLDAPATRGTKKRPG is encoded by the coding sequence GTGGCTGGGTCCGTATCTGGAAGGACTGCGTACCATGGCCGAGGTCAACCGGCTGCCGTTGGGGAAGCGCTGCTCAACTGGCTGCCCGGCGGCTGGGCCCAACAGCAGGAACTGAACCGCCTGGCCCCAGCCCATTGCCCCGTTCCCAGTGGCTCGAATATCACGCTGGATTACTCCAATCCAGAAGCGCCGGTGCTAGCTGTGCGCCTGCAGGAAGTGTTTGGCCTGCTCAACACGCCCACCGTGGGCCTGGGCCGGGTCCCGCTGACCATGCACCTGTTGTCGCCGGCGCGGCGGCCGGTGCAGGTCACCCGGGATTTGCGTAGCTTTTGGAACACAGGCTACTTCGAGGTGCGCAAAGACCTGCGTGGCCGCTACCCCAAGCACCACTGGCCCGACAACCCACTGGATGCCCCTGCGACCCGGGGCACAAAGAAGCGACCCGGCTAA